A window from Camelus dromedarius isolate mCamDro1 chromosome 9, mCamDro1.pat, whole genome shotgun sequence encodes these proteins:
- the RINL gene encoding ras and Rab interactor-like protein isoform X1 — MRTGRGPQGPSSWHRHPPLPPFGSQQLPPSCPTQHHPCPPLLRPREAPGSRGLFYPSPFPQRPDYGQPAACILRMAQPEDKASAGPTDWERLVPSQANRAGETPLGILRTPETLLRLQRTWGVWQIPELDAQDAKALLKLWPPGSFLVIGHDPSQVLVLRTGSSPGEVNTYRIRKLPGGVSLESSNLCMPDLPHLLAFLSASRDVLPRTLLLPPLTLEPVDQHTDTPQTGSSQLSTSGRVLFVVNKLYLETHRTWGMEQMPPETPSETAERPGPAPRNPAPHRVSWVEGPLSPEVHHPGPPLASLVEEKDEKEGPEDVLTHHIRVLARTRSSYVARQFRDLRARLISGAGGPHRPGDPVTELLQDVRHLLTDLQDHLAKDPDVRAVFESRGPAAPQKDEDLGTAVEAALCRAVLAPLKPALWTRLRTLRAPELRQLRRRQIALRAGAGPPGAQGAGREGRSPAPALRSRIHARLAHLHAACAPRRKVSLLLAVCSDVYAGLARGENQEPLGADAFLPALTEELIWSPDIGETQLDVEFLMELLDPDQLRGEAGYYLTTWFGALYHIAHYQPDAGRAPQGLSSEARASLRQWHRRRTLHRQSHAGPQAELPFEEPWAAMTLQETSDD; from the exons ATGAGAACAGGTAGGGGCCCCCAGGGACCAAGCAGCTGGCATCGTCACCCTCCACTGCCTCCCTTTGGTAGCCAGCAGCTACCCCCATCCTGCCCTACCCAGCACCATCCTTGTCCCCCTCTCCTGAGACCCAG GGAAGCCCCTGGGAGCAGAGGCCTGTTCTATCCATCACCCTTTCCCCAG AGGCCAGACTATGGCCAACCGGCCGCCTGCATCCTGAGGATGGCCCAGCCGGAGGACAAAGCCTCAGCAGGCCCCACAGACTGGGAAAG ATTGGTCCCATCACAGGCAAATAGAGCAGGTGAGACACCCCTAGGGATCCTCAGGACCCCGGAGACACTCCTTCGCCTGCAGAGGACATGGGGGGTGTGGCAGATCCCAGAGCTGGATGCCCAGGATGCAAAAGCCCTTCTGAAGCTGTGGCCACCAGGG AGTTTCCTGGTCATAGGACATGACCCCAGCCAGGTCCTGGTGTTGAGGACAGGATCTTCACCAGGGGAAGTCAACACATACCGGATCCGGAAACTTCCTGGAG GTGTGTCTCTGGAATCCTCTAACCTCTGCATGCCAGACCTACCCCATCTCCTGGCCTTCCTATCAGCCAGCAG GGATGTTTTGCCCAGAACACTGCTCTTGCCCCCTCTCACTCTAGAGCCTGTGGACCAGCACACAG ACACTCCGCAGACTGGCAGCAGCCAACTCAGCACCTCAGGGAGGGTGCTCTTCGTGGTGAACAAGCTCTACCTGGAGACCCACAGAACGTGGGGGATGGAGCAGATGCCCCCAGAGACACCTTCAGAGACTGCTGAGAGACCTGGTCCAG CCCCCAGGAACCCAGCCCCTCACCGGGTCTCCTGGGTGGAAGGCCCACTCAGCCCAGAAGTACATCATCCGGGGCCACCTCTGGCCAGCCTGGTGgaggagaaagatgaaaaggaaggACCTGAGGATGTGCTCACCCATCACATCCGGGTTCTAGCCAGGACCCGAAGCAGCTACGTGGCCAGGCAGTTCCGAGACCTTCGGGCACGCCTCATCTCAGGTGCTGGGGGTCCCCACAGGCCTGGGGACCCTGTCACAGAGCTGCTTCAGGATGTGCGGCACCTCCTTACAGACCTCCAGGATCACTTAGCAAAGGACCCTGATGTCAGGGCTGTCTTTGAGAGCAGGGGCCCTGCGGCCCCCCAGAAGGACGAGGACCTTG GCACCGCAGTGGAGGCGGCCTTGTGCCGGGCAGTACTGGCACCGCTGAAGCCTGCCCTGTGGACTCGACTCCGCACGCTCCGCGCCCCAGAGCTTCGGCAACTGAGGCGGCGACAAATAGCCCtgcgggcaggggcggggcctccAGGAGCTCAAGGGGCGGGGCGTGAGGGGcggagccccgcccccgccctacGGAGCCGCATCCATGCGCGCCTAGCGCACCTCCACGCAGCCTGCGCCCCACGCCGCAAGGTGTCGCTCCTGCTGGCGGTGTGCAGTGACGTCTACGCGGGCCTGGCTCGGGGTGAGAACCAAG AGCCCTTGGGGGCCGACGCCTTCCTGCCAGCACTGACAGAGGAACTGATCTGGAGTCCAGACATTGGGGAGACGCAGCTAGACGTGGAGTTTCTCATGGAGCTCTTGGATCCGGACCAGCTACGGGGAGAAG CGGGGTACTACCTGACCACGTGGTTTGGAGCGCTGTACCACATTGCCCACTACCAGCCCGATGCGGGCCGCGCGCCCCAGGGGCTCAGCTCTGAGGCCCGGGCCTCCCTGCGCCAGTGGCACCGCAGGCGAACGCTGCACAGACAGAGCCACGCCGGACCCCAG GCCGAGCTGCCCTTTGAGGAACCGTGGGCGGCGATGACTTTGCAAGAGACCAGTGATGATTAG
- the RINL gene encoding ras and Rab interactor-like protein isoform X2, which produces MAQPEDKASAGPTDWERLVPSQANRAGETPLGILRTPETLLRLQRTWGVWQIPELDAQDAKALLKLWPPGSFLVIGHDPSQVLVLRTGSSPGEVNTYRIRKLPGGVSLESSNLCMPDLPHLLAFLSASRDVLPRTLLLPPLTLEPVDQHTDTPQTGSSQLSTSGRVLFVVNKLYLETHRTWGMEQMPPETPSETAERPGPAPRNPAPHRVSWVEGPLSPEVHHPGPPLASLVEEKDEKEGPEDVLTHHIRVLARTRSSYVARQFRDLRARLISGAGGPHRPGDPVTELLQDVRHLLTDLQDHLAKDPDVRAVFESRGPAAPQKDEDLGTAVEAALCRAVLAPLKPALWTRLRTLRAPELRQLRRRQIALRAGAGPPGAQGAGREGRSPAPALRSRIHARLAHLHAACAPRRKVSLLLAVCSDVYAGLARGENQEPLGADAFLPALTEELIWSPDIGETQLDVEFLMELLDPDQLRGEAGYYLTTWFGALYHIAHYQPDAGRAPQGLSSEARASLRQWHRRRTLHRQSHAGPQAELPFEEPWAAMTLQETSDD; this is translated from the exons ATGGCCCAGCCGGAGGACAAAGCCTCAGCAGGCCCCACAGACTGGGAAAG ATTGGTCCCATCACAGGCAAATAGAGCAGGTGAGACACCCCTAGGGATCCTCAGGACCCCGGAGACACTCCTTCGCCTGCAGAGGACATGGGGGGTGTGGCAGATCCCAGAGCTGGATGCCCAGGATGCAAAAGCCCTTCTGAAGCTGTGGCCACCAGGG AGTTTCCTGGTCATAGGACATGACCCCAGCCAGGTCCTGGTGTTGAGGACAGGATCTTCACCAGGGGAAGTCAACACATACCGGATCCGGAAACTTCCTGGAG GTGTGTCTCTGGAATCCTCTAACCTCTGCATGCCAGACCTACCCCATCTCCTGGCCTTCCTATCAGCCAGCAG GGATGTTTTGCCCAGAACACTGCTCTTGCCCCCTCTCACTCTAGAGCCTGTGGACCAGCACACAG ACACTCCGCAGACTGGCAGCAGCCAACTCAGCACCTCAGGGAGGGTGCTCTTCGTGGTGAACAAGCTCTACCTGGAGACCCACAGAACGTGGGGGATGGAGCAGATGCCCCCAGAGACACCTTCAGAGACTGCTGAGAGACCTGGTCCAG CCCCCAGGAACCCAGCCCCTCACCGGGTCTCCTGGGTGGAAGGCCCACTCAGCCCAGAAGTACATCATCCGGGGCCACCTCTGGCCAGCCTGGTGgaggagaaagatgaaaaggaaggACCTGAGGATGTGCTCACCCATCACATCCGGGTTCTAGCCAGGACCCGAAGCAGCTACGTGGCCAGGCAGTTCCGAGACCTTCGGGCACGCCTCATCTCAGGTGCTGGGGGTCCCCACAGGCCTGGGGACCCTGTCACAGAGCTGCTTCAGGATGTGCGGCACCTCCTTACAGACCTCCAGGATCACTTAGCAAAGGACCCTGATGTCAGGGCTGTCTTTGAGAGCAGGGGCCCTGCGGCCCCCCAGAAGGACGAGGACCTTG GCACCGCAGTGGAGGCGGCCTTGTGCCGGGCAGTACTGGCACCGCTGAAGCCTGCCCTGTGGACTCGACTCCGCACGCTCCGCGCCCCAGAGCTTCGGCAACTGAGGCGGCGACAAATAGCCCtgcgggcaggggcggggcctccAGGAGCTCAAGGGGCGGGGCGTGAGGGGcggagccccgcccccgccctacGGAGCCGCATCCATGCGCGCCTAGCGCACCTCCACGCAGCCTGCGCCCCACGCCGCAAGGTGTCGCTCCTGCTGGCGGTGTGCAGTGACGTCTACGCGGGCCTGGCTCGGGGTGAGAACCAAG AGCCCTTGGGGGCCGACGCCTTCCTGCCAGCACTGACAGAGGAACTGATCTGGAGTCCAGACATTGGGGAGACGCAGCTAGACGTGGAGTTTCTCATGGAGCTCTTGGATCCGGACCAGCTACGGGGAGAAG CGGGGTACTACCTGACCACGTGGTTTGGAGCGCTGTACCACATTGCCCACTACCAGCCCGATGCGGGCCGCGCGCCCCAGGGGCTCAGCTCTGAGGCCCGGGCCTCCCTGCGCCAGTGGCACCGCAGGCGAACGCTGCACAGACAGAGCCACGCCGGACCCCAG GCCGAGCTGCCCTTTGAGGAACCGTGGGCGGCGATGACTTTGCAAGAGACCAGTGATGATTAG